A genomic region of uncultured Roseibium sp. contains the following coding sequences:
- a CDS encoding L,D-transpeptidase family protein encodes MATVLASGFSVAAPETASAQGLFQRLFNPENHRRQQERQRQEDLRKKAVSVKVAAPRYLNYTPDTLKKVSLEPLSEKKTAELQPAGEGVETGDAAKIETDITPVEPAVLTAFDEARPALKGLSVTVLPEVGEALIGYYREHPDFVWVDEDGVTLKAAKARRELASAAEYALVPEDYFVPLPALSGLGEAERDAALMRFEMQMSAAALSYVLDATRGRVDPNKISQYHDLPRHDVDLVAALEGFAASEDMQSELVSHQPQNDHFRALASELKRLKAEDEDADQIVIAPGTFLKAGKSSPEMKNIVAAIGKNGSDELKAVHGDTLSGYDGSDAYAPALVGLVKAFQKEAGLTPDGIVGKNTISALVGETNAAKIAKIEFAMERSRWLPEELGNRKVFINQAAFTATYTAPGEDPLSMRVVVGKKSNQTNFFYDKIEIVEYNPYWGVPYSIIVNEMVPKLARDPSYLDRAGYEVTTPGGRKISSASVNWYAVAAKQTSVNVRQYPGRSNALGEVKILFPNRHHIYMHDTPSKNLFNKDVRAFSHGCVRLHDPKGMAAAVLGKSKDYVTSRIAAGQNEQEQVTGDIPVYVSYFTAWPELDGSGIGYYSDIYDRDRYLLKAIEKTEAERAKARSAG; translated from the coding sequence ATGGCGACTGTCCTTGCATCCGGCTTTAGTGTGGCGGCACCGGAAACGGCTTCGGCGCAGGGGCTGTTCCAGCGCCTTTTCAACCCTGAAAATCACCGCAGGCAGCAGGAACGCCAGCGTCAGGAAGATTTGCGGAAGAAGGCGGTGTCCGTGAAGGTCGCGGCACCGCGCTATCTCAACTACACGCCCGACACGCTGAAAAAAGTGTCTCTGGAACCGCTCTCGGAAAAGAAAACCGCCGAACTTCAACCGGCGGGCGAAGGTGTCGAAACCGGTGACGCCGCAAAGATCGAGACGGATATCACCCCGGTGGAGCCTGCCGTCCTGACGGCATTCGACGAAGCCCGCCCGGCACTGAAGGGCCTGTCGGTTACCGTTCTTCCCGAGGTCGGCGAGGCCCTGATTGGCTATTACCGCGAGCATCCGGACTTTGTCTGGGTCGACGAAGACGGCGTTACGCTGAAAGCTGCAAAGGCGCGCCGGGAATTGGCGTCCGCCGCCGAGTACGCGCTCGTCCCGGAGGACTATTTCGTACCGCTCCCGGCGCTTTCAGGTCTCGGCGAAGCGGAACGTGACGCCGCGCTGATGCGGTTTGAAATGCAGATGAGTGCCGCAGCACTCTCCTATGTCCTTGATGCAACCCGCGGCAGGGTCGATCCGAACAAGATCTCCCAGTATCACGATCTGCCGAGGCACGACGTGGATCTGGTCGCGGCTCTTGAAGGCTTTGCCGCGTCGGAAGACATGCAAAGCGAACTGGTCTCGCATCAGCCGCAGAACGATCATTTCCGCGCGCTTGCTTCCGAACTGAAGCGCCTCAAGGCCGAGGATGAAGACGCCGACCAGATCGTCATTGCACCGGGAACGTTCCTGAAAGCCGGCAAATCGAGCCCGGAGATGAAGAACATCGTCGCGGCGATCGGGAAAAACGGCTCGGACGAACTGAAGGCAGTCCATGGCGACACGCTAAGCGGATATGACGGCTCCGATGCTTACGCGCCGGCTCTGGTGGGCCTGGTGAAGGCGTTCCAGAAGGAGGCCGGACTGACGCCGGATGGCATCGTTGGCAAGAACACGATCAGCGCGCTTGTCGGAGAAACCAACGCCGCGAAGATTGCCAAGATCGAGTTTGCAATGGAGCGCAGCCGCTGGCTCCCCGAAGAACTCGGCAACCGCAAGGTGTTCATCAACCAGGCGGCATTCACGGCAACATATACCGCTCCGGGAGAAGACCCCCTGTCGATGCGCGTCGTGGTCGGCAAGAAGTCCAACCAGACCAATTTCTTCTACGACAAGATAGAGATCGTCGAATACAATCCCTACTGGGGGGTGCCGTATTCGATCATCGTCAACGAGATGGTGCCCAAGCTGGCGCGTGACCCGTCCTACCTCGACCGGGCCGGTTACGAAGTGACGACGCCGGGTGGCCGCAAGATTTCCTCAGCCTCGGTCAACTGGTATGCCGTTGCCGCGAAGCAGACATCGGTGAATGTGAGGCAATATCCGGGCCGCTCCAACGCGCTGGGTGAGGTCAAGATCCTTTTCCCGAACCGGCACCACATCTACATGCATGACACGCCGTCGAAAAACCTGTTCAACAAGGACGTGCGCGCCTTCAGCCACGGCTGTGTCCGTCTGCACGATCCCAAAGGCATGGCGGCGGCCGTTCTCGGCAAGTCCAAGGACTACGTGACGTCTCGGATCGCTGCCGGGCAGAACGAACAGGAACAGGTCACGGGCGACATTCCGGTATATGTTTCCTACTTCACCGCCTGGCCTGAATTGGATGGCAGCGGCATCGGCTACTATTCGGACATTTATGATCGCGACCGTTACCTGTTGAAGGCAATCGAGAAAACCGAGGCAGAGCGCGCAAAGGCACGTTCTGCCGGATAA
- a CDS encoding HlyD family type I secretion periplasmic adaptor subunit: MPLELEEGPPPFAYRRILQVLSLGAAAFLGWSIVGQVREVAKASGEIVPAGKVQTVGHLEGGIVAEVLVQEGQLVEKGTPLVRLQETATSSDLERVRTRLQFLEREEQRLVLNPDFSNISDLRSGEGFDFSEAQQAASEAQQRAREQTQEALKARIDEREAELASVVERIAFQRTQVEIEQEKFTIQQTLFDQGYSSKRRFLDAKSALQLSQSVLSELVGRKGRTEAQLAEARASFERSIAAAAEELAEERSKVVQERNELAFEAEKQRDRFDRLFVRAPASGHIKALNLKGPGSVLAPGDVVAEIVPSNSDLVAEVRVSPRDIGHVEVGDEAEIAVTTFDPNIQGTLKGEVTVLSASSFRDEYGNYYFKASIPLSSNMIGQGAQAETISPGMVVDAKIVTGSKSVMQYLLKPVTRAIGDPLSER; the protein is encoded by the coding sequence ATGCCCCTTGAGCTGGAGGAGGGACCGCCTCCTTTCGCATACAGGCGCATTCTGCAGGTTCTGTCCCTGGGCGCTGCCGCCTTTCTGGGCTGGTCGATTGTCGGACAGGTCCGCGAAGTCGCCAAGGCATCCGGGGAAATTGTCCCGGCGGGAAAAGTCCAGACCGTCGGGCACCTTGAAGGCGGCATTGTCGCCGAAGTTCTGGTCCAGGAAGGCCAGCTCGTCGAGAAAGGAACGCCGCTCGTCCGCCTGCAGGAAACCGCGACTTCCAGCGACCTGGAACGCGTGCGGACACGGCTTCAGTTTCTAGAGCGCGAAGAGCAGCGTCTTGTCCTTAATCCGGATTTCTCGAACATAAGCGACTTGCGATCGGGCGAGGGGTTCGATTTCAGCGAAGCCCAGCAGGCAGCCTCCGAGGCGCAACAACGGGCGCGCGAACAGACGCAGGAGGCCTTGAAGGCCAGGATCGATGAACGCGAGGCCGAGCTTGCCAGTGTCGTGGAACGGATAGCGTTCCAGCGGACGCAGGTCGAGATCGAGCAGGAGAAGTTCACGATCCAGCAGACACTCTTTGATCAGGGCTATTCATCCAAGCGGCGTTTTCTCGACGCGAAATCCGCGCTTCAACTGTCGCAGAGTGTGTTGAGTGAACTTGTCGGCAGGAAGGGTCGAACGGAAGCCCAGCTCGCAGAAGCAAGGGCAAGCTTCGAGCGCTCGATCGCCGCTGCGGCCGAAGAACTGGCCGAAGAACGGAGCAAGGTTGTTCAGGAGCGAAATGAGCTTGCCTTCGAAGCGGAAAAACAAAGGGACCGGTTTGACAGGCTCTTTGTGCGGGCGCCTGCGAGCGGTCATATCAAGGCGCTTAATCTCAAGGGCCCCGGCAGCGTCCTTGCTCCCGGAGATGTCGTTGCCGAGATCGTGCCGAGCAACAGCGATCTGGTCGCCGAAGTCCGCGTGTCGCCGAGGGATATCGGACATGTGGAAGTGGGCGACGAAGCCGAGATCGCAGTTACGACCTTCGATCCGAATATCCAGGGAACACTGAAAGGCGAGGTCACCGTCCTGTCCGCGTCCAGTTTCCGCGACGAATACGGCAACTACTATTTCAAGGCCTCGATCCCGCTCTCGTCCAACATGATCGGGCAAGGGGCGCAGGCGGAGACGATTTCGCCGGGCATGGTCGTCGACGCGAAAATCGTCACCGGTTCCAAATCCGTCATGCAGTATCTGCTCAAACCGGTGACACGCGCTATCGGGGATCCGTTGAGCGAGCGCTGA
- a CDS encoding DUF1127 domain-containing protein yields MFDTVRKKYSNWVSYRRAVDELSRLSVRELQDLGISRSDIKFVARRGFDG; encoded by the coding sequence ATGTTCGATACTGTGCGCAAGAAGTACAGCAACTGGGTGAGCTACCGTCGTGCGGTCGATGAACTGTCCCGCCTTTCGGTCAGAGAACTCCAGGATCTCGGCATCAGCCGTAGCGACATCAAGTTCGTCGCTCGCCGGGGATTTGACGGCTAG
- a CDS encoding zinc ABC transporter substrate-binding protein — MTPSNTFKNTASKSGRGLTRSVLAGSFALAAGMSVANADAPSVVTTIKPIHSIAAAVMDGVGEPEIIIDGAASPHGFALKPSQAALIQGADVVFWVGPSLSASLAKPIEAMAADAVEVELLDAKGIDLLPYREGANFDAHDHDHDDHADHEEHADHDDHDHEKHEEHAEHGHDEHDHEKHADHDDHDHEKHEEHAEHDHDEHDHEEHAGHSDHEGHDHADGMDPHIWLNPDNGIAIAATMAETLSEVDPDNAAAYKKNAAAFAERIEALEDGLAETLAPAKGKNFVVFHDAYHYFEHHFDIEASGAITLTPETVASASRVAEIRDQMSDLSVTCVFQEPQFDAKLVDVVLEGTDARKGNLDPLGTELENGPDLYPNLLTSMSQSLADCLSGQS; from the coding sequence ATGACACCTTCTAACACGTTCAAGAATACCGCAAGCAAATCCGGCCGCGGGCTGACCAGGTCGGTACTTGCAGGCTCTTTCGCTCTGGCTGCCGGAATGTCGGTTGCAAACGCGGACGCACCCAGCGTCGTCACGACGATAAAGCCGATTCACTCCATCGCCGCGGCTGTCATGGACGGCGTTGGTGAACCTGAAATCATCATCGACGGGGCCGCATCGCCGCATGGTTTCGCTCTGAAACCATCCCAGGCCGCCCTGATCCAGGGTGCAGATGTTGTGTTCTGGGTCGGCCCGTCCCTGTCTGCGTCCCTTGCCAAGCCGATCGAAGCCATGGCTGCCGACGCAGTCGAAGTCGAACTGCTTGACGCCAAGGGCATCGACCTGCTGCCCTACCGCGAGGGTGCCAATTTCGACGCGCACGATCACGATCATGACGATCATGCCGATCATGAAGAGCATGCTGATCATGATGATCACGACCATGAAAAGCATGAAGAACATGCCGAGCATGGTCACGACGAGCATGATCACGAAAAACATGCTGATCACGATGATCACGACCATGAGAAGCATGAAGAACATGCCGAGCATGATCACGACGAGCATGATCATGAAGAGCATGCCGGACACTCGGATCACGAAGGGCACGACCATGCAGACGGCATGGATCCGCATATCTGGCTGAACCCGGACAACGGCATTGCGATTGCGGCCACGATGGCGGAAACGCTGTCAGAAGTCGATCCGGATAACGCGGCTGCCTACAAGAAGAACGCCGCCGCATTCGCAGAACGGATTGAAGCGCTCGAAGACGGCCTTGCCGAAACGCTGGCGCCCGCAAAAGGGAAAAACTTCGTGGTCTTCCATGATGCCTACCATTACTTCGAACATCATTTCGATATCGAGGCCAGTGGCGCGATCACGCTCACGCCCGAGACGGTCGCGAGTGCCAGCCGGGTTGCGGAAATCAGGGACCAGATGTCCGATCTGAGCGTTACCTGCGTCTTCCAGGAGCCGCAGTTCGACGCCAAGCTTGTCGACGTTGTCCTGGAAGGAACCGACGCACGGAAAGGAAATCTGGATCCGCTTGGAACAGAACTTGAGAACGGACCGGATCTTTATCCGAACCTTCTGACAAGCATGTCGCAATCTCTCGCTGACTGCCTGTCCGGACAGTCGTAA
- a CDS encoding DUF3291 domain-containing protein — translation MSENHIAELNIARLKYEITDPRVADFVNNLNRVNAVAERSEGFVWRLAEDAGKGETTVIMDDPRVIPNLSIWKDVVSLEKFVFQTVHRRVYARRAEWFGAMEKMHFVMWPVPAGHRPDLSEALDRLDRLNTLGSSDEAFGWDYARTNDIWRAQRCSETAA, via the coding sequence ATGTCGGAAAATCACATTGCAGAACTGAATATCGCCAGGCTCAAATACGAGATCACGGATCCGCGCGTCGCCGATTTCGTCAATAACCTCAACAGGGTAAATGCGGTTGCGGAAAGAAGCGAAGGGTTTGTCTGGCGTCTCGCGGAAGATGCAGGCAAGGGGGAAACGACCGTGATCATGGATGATCCGCGGGTGATCCCAAATCTCTCGATCTGGAAGGACGTCGTCTCGCTCGAGAAATTCGTGTTCCAAACGGTTCATAGACGCGTCTATGCGCGCAGGGCGGAATGGTTCGGGGCCATGGAAAAAATGCATTTCGTCATGTGGCCCGTGCCGGCCGGGCACCGTCCAGATCTGTCCGAGGCCCTGGACCGGCTCGACAGGCTCAACACGCTTGGGTCGTCCGACGAAGCGTTCGGATGGGACTATGCGAGGACCAACGATATCTGGCGGGCCCAACGCTGCTCGGAGACGGCCGCCTGA
- a CDS encoding single-stranded DNA-binding protein, whose translation MAGSVNKVILVGNLGADPEIRRTQDGRPIANLRIATSESWRDRNSGERREKTEWHRVVIFNEGLCKVAEQYLRKGSKIYLEGQLQTRKWQDQSGQDRYSTEVVLQGFNSNLTMLDGRGEGGQPGGLPDYGNDSQGGGGGYGGSSGGGGSQGGGFGGQSGGGGPMDDEIPF comes from the coding sequence ATGGCGGGCAGCGTCAACAAAGTCATATTGGTCGGCAATTTGGGTGCCGACCCTGAGATCCGCCGGACCCAGGACGGTCGTCCGATTGCCAATCTTCGCATCGCGACGTCTGAATCCTGGCGCGATCGCAACAGCGGCGAACGGCGCGAAAAGACCGAATGGCACCGCGTTGTGATCTTCAATGAAGGTCTGTGCAAGGTCGCCGAGCAATACCTGCGCAAAGGGTCCAAGATCTATCTGGAAGGCCAGCTTCAGACACGCAAATGGCAGGATCAGTCGGGTCAGGACCGGTATTCGACCGAAGTGGTTCTGCAAGGCTTCAATTCCAACCTGACAATGCTTGACGGACGCGGCGAAGGCGGACAGCCGGGCGGCTTGCCTGACTACGGCAACGATTCCCAGGGCGGCGGCGGCGGATATGGCGGCAGTTCGGGTGGGGGCGGCTCCCAAGGCGGCGGTTTCGGTGGCCAGAGTGGCGGCGGCGGCCCGATGGACGACGAGATCCCGTTCTAG
- a CDS encoding DUF1127 domain-containing protein, with protein sequence MIDTVVRKYNNWKRFRQTYDELSSLTNRELDDLGIARGDISRFARQAIK encoded by the coding sequence ATGATTGATACTGTTGTACGCAAATACAATAACTGGAAACGCTTCCGTCAGACCTATGACGAGCTGTCCAGCCTGACCAACCGTGAACTTGACGATCTCGGCATCGCACGTGGCGACATCAGCCGCTTCGCACGTCAGGCCATCAAGTAA
- the uvrA gene encoding excinuclease ABC subunit UvrA, translating into MSKSGNSRNKDNWAHDPTRVISIRGAREHNLKGVDLDLPRDKLIVMTGLSGSGKSSLAFDTIYAEGQRRYVESLSAYARQFLEMMQKPDVDQIDGLSPAISIEQKTTSRNPRSTVGTVTEIYDYMRLLFARVGIPYSPATGLPIESQTISQMVDRIMELEEGARLYLLAPMVRGRKGEYRKELAELMKKGFQRVKIDGTFHEISEAPALDKKFKHDIDVVVDRIVVRDDIAGRLADSLETALKLADGIAIAEFADKTDDKGDPERIIFSEKFACPVSGFTIPEIEPRLFSFNNPFGACPTCDGLGTTLAFEEDLVVPDHSLSLREGAVLPWAKTGSTSPYYAQTLEALCRHYKVTMSTPWKDLPAEVQDAILHGTGKTEIEFVYDDGVRSYRTEKAFEGVIGNIERRWRETESTWVREELARFQSDHACPACSGFRLKPEALAVKIADRHIGEITELSIRSARDWFDALPEKLNDKQSEIAGRILKEIRERLKFLNDVGLEYLTLSRSSGTLSGGESQRIRLASQIGSGLTGVLYVLDEPSIGLHQRDNARLLETLKHLRDLGNTVIVVEHDEDAVLTADYVVDVGPGAGVHGGQVVAKGSPSEIMANPKSLTGEYLSGSRMISRPDGQRKINKKRKISVKGARGNNLKDIDVDIPLSTFTCVTGVSGGGKSTFLIDTLYKAAARRLNGARDNPAPHDRIEGLEVLDKVIDIDQSPIGRTPRSNPATYTGAFTPIREWFAGMPEAKARGYQPGRFSFNVKGGRCEACQGDGVIKIEMHFLPDVYVTCDVCKGKRYNRETLEVEFKGKSIADVLDMTVEEAAGFFSAVPAVRDKMETLARVGLGYIKVGQQATTLSGGEAQRVKLAKELSKRSTGRTLYILDEPTTGLHFHDVAKLLDVLHELVDQGNTVLVIEHNLEVIKTADWIVDLGPEGGDGGGTVVATGRPEDVAEIAASYTGQFLRELLQRRPHRASDAAE; encoded by the coding sequence ATGTCGAAGTCCGGAAACAGTCGGAATAAAGATAACTGGGCGCATGACCCCACCAGGGTCATCAGCATTCGCGGAGCGCGGGAACATAACCTCAAGGGTGTGGACCTGGATCTTCCGCGCGACAAGCTCATCGTCATGACCGGTCTGTCCGGCTCCGGCAAATCCTCGCTCGCATTCGACACGATCTACGCCGAAGGACAAAGGCGGTATGTCGAGAGCCTGTCCGCCTATGCGCGGCAGTTTCTGGAAATGATGCAGAAGCCCGATGTCGACCAGATAGACGGGCTGTCGCCGGCGATTTCCATCGAACAGAAAACCACGTCGCGGAACCCCCGGTCCACGGTCGGGACGGTGACCGAGATCTACGACTACATGAGGCTTCTGTTTGCCCGCGTCGGCATTCCCTACTCGCCGGCTACCGGACTGCCGATCGAAAGCCAGACCATCAGCCAGATGGTCGACAGGATCATGGAACTTGAGGAAGGAGCCCGGCTCTACCTGCTGGCGCCGATGGTGCGCGGACGCAAGGGCGAGTACCGCAAAGAGCTCGCGGAACTCATGAAAAAAGGATTCCAGCGCGTCAAGATCGACGGAACCTTTCACGAGATCTCCGAGGCCCCTGCCCTCGACAAGAAGTTCAAACACGACATCGATGTTGTCGTGGACAGGATTGTCGTGCGCGATGATATCGCGGGCAGGTTGGCGGATTCACTCGAAACGGCGCTCAAACTCGCGGACGGCATCGCCATTGCGGAGTTCGCCGACAAGACGGACGACAAGGGTGACCCGGAACGGATCATCTTTTCCGAAAAGTTCGCCTGCCCGGTTTCCGGTTTCACGATCCCGGAAATCGAGCCACGCCTGTTTTCGTTCAACAATCCGTTCGGCGCCTGCCCGACCTGTGACGGCCTGGGCACAACGCTCGCCTTCGAAGAGGACCTTGTCGTCCCGGATCACTCGCTTTCCCTGCGCGAGGGTGCGGTCCTTCCGTGGGCGAAAACGGGATCGACATCTCCCTACTACGCACAGACGCTCGAAGCGCTCTGCAGGCATTACAAGGTGACGATGTCGACGCCCTGGAAAGATCTGCCGGCGGAGGTTCAGGACGCGATCCTTCACGGAACCGGAAAGACGGAGATCGAATTCGTCTATGACGATGGTGTGCGCAGCTACAGGACGGAAAAGGCGTTTGAAGGCGTCATCGGCAATATCGAGCGCCGCTGGCGCGAAACCGAGTCCACCTGGGTGCGGGAAGAACTCGCGCGTTTCCAATCCGATCACGCCTGCCCCGCCTGCAGCGGTTTCCGGCTGAAACCCGAAGCGCTCGCCGTCAAGATCGCCGATCGTCATATCGGTGAGATCACCGAACTCTCAATCCGTAGTGCCAGGGACTGGTTCGATGCCCTCCCCGAGAAGCTCAACGACAAGCAGTCGGAAATCGCGGGCAGGATCCTCAAGGAAATCCGCGAGCGGCTGAAGTTTCTCAATGATGTCGGCCTGGAATATCTGACCCTGTCGCGTTCCTCCGGCACCCTGTCGGGCGGCGAAAGCCAGCGTATTCGGCTGGCGTCTCAGATCGGCTCCGGCCTCACCGGCGTTCTCTATGTTCTGGACGAACCGTCGATCGGCCTGCACCAGCGCGACAATGCCAGGCTTCTGGAAACACTGAAGCATCTGCGTGATCTCGGAAACACCGTCATCGTCGTCGAGCATGACGAAGATGCCGTTCTGACGGCAGATTATGTTGTCGACGTCGGACCGGGTGCAGGCGTGCATGGCGGGCAGGTCGTCGCCAAGGGCTCACCCTCCGAGATCATGGCCAATCCGAAATCCCTGACCGGTGAATACCTGTCCGGCAGCAGGATGATTTCGCGCCCCGACGGGCAGCGCAAGATCAACAAGAAGCGCAAGATTTCGGTCAAAGGTGCCCGCGGCAACAATCTCAAGGACATTGATGTCGATATTCCACTGAGCACATTCACATGCGTTACCGGCGTTTCGGGCGGAGGCAAGTCCACCTTCCTGATCGACACGCTGTACAAGGCAGCCGCACGGCGTCTGAACGGCGCCCGCGACAACCCGGCTCCGCATGACCGCATCGAAGGCCTTGAAGTGCTGGACAAGGTGATCGATATCGACCAGTCGCCCATCGGCCGTACACCGCGCTCGAACCCGGCGACCTATACCGGTGCCTTCACCCCCATTCGCGAGTGGTTTGCGGGCATGCCGGAAGCCAAGGCGCGCGGTTATCAGCCGGGCCGGTTTTCGTTCAACGTCAAGGGCGGGCGCTGTGAAGCGTGCCAGGGCGACGGCGTCATCAAGATCGAAATGCACTTCCTGCCGGATGTCTATGTGACCTGCGATGTCTGCAAGGGCAAACGCTACAATCGCGAAACGCTTGAAGTGGAATTCAAAGGCAAGTCCATTGCCGATGTTCTCGACATGACCGTCGAGGAAGCCGCAGGTTTCTTTTCCGCAGTTCCGGCGGTCCGGGACAAGATGGAAACCCTTGCGCGCGTAGGTCTCGGCTATATCAAGGTGGGACAACAGGCAACCACGCTGTCAGGCGGCGAAGCGCAACGCGTCAAGCTTGCCAAGGAGTTGTCGAAGAGGTCGACGGGACGCACGCTCTATATCCTGGACGAGCCGACGACCGGTCTTCATTTTCACGACGTTGCCAAGTTGCTTGACGTGCTGCATGAACTCGTGGATCAGGGGAACACGGTTCTGGTGATCGAGCACAATCTCGAGGTCATCAAGACCGCGGACTGGATTGTTGATCTCGGTCCGGAAGGCGGAGATGGCGGCGGTACGGTCGTTGCCACCGGACGCCCTGAAGATGTCGCGGAGATCGCGGCAAGCTACACGGGACAGTTCCTGAGAGAGCTTCTTCAGCGCCGCCCTCACCGCGCATCGGATGCCGCTGAATAG